A window of Solea solea chromosome 18, fSolSol10.1, whole genome shotgun sequence contains these coding sequences:
- the bag5 gene encoding BAG family molecular chaperone regulator 5 isoform X1, producing MPLSSRSRPAVADGNRHSSKMCANVFGVLKSLFGKPFDGGKRMDHGGPQQQQQQHPMEQQQQPYNAQHPAMMRLYEVQREVASLGPQVCTFSGLQNDRDYKRLERELTRLLLEVDQVDTEGKPELQGARKRAAQEVEGLLRYLEENATHPSRQVIEELSVEARRLVDELIVAPQRSGGVAEINDELVDALQVLVLRLTQVKTEGRVPLRKARYRALTRLCAVQDVIEGRTQEQTLSLPLSGETHEAVNRINQVMVKVSVARGQLVALLMGLSGRDSCAHLSRILTEMQVELDALDVSGNGAIRNYRKQVVEEINGLLKHLDLEGEGDDTRRYDLGQNNSIREIESVRAHVSHLREGILRHCAMGDLSFRPKAELQSLLTHLDQVDTAKNPCIREARRRAVVEVQAAITFLDLREALARRQPGPSEHPAHRAVWQVLGSLSDLQAQVLGFDGKRIDKSYMILEELLTKQLLKLDAVDPQGDESTKVARKQAVKFAQNILNYLDMKTDEWEY from the exons ATGCCACTGTCCTCCAGGAGCCGCCCTGCTGTGGCTGATGGAAACAGACATTCGTCAAAAATGTGCGCGAATGTGTTCGGAGTTTTGAAAAG CCTGTTTGGGAAGCCCTTTGATGGCGGGAAAAGGATGGACCATGGTGgcccgcagcagcagcagcagcaacatcccatggagcagcagcagcagccgtatAATGCACAGCACCCCGCCATGATGCGCCTCTACGAGGTGCAGAGGGAGGTGGCGTCTCTGGGGCCTCAGGTGTGCACCTTCAGCGGCCTGCAGAACGACCGCGACTACAAGCGCCTGGAGCGGGAGCTGACGCggctgctgctggaggtggaCCAGGTGGACACGGAGGGCAAACCGGAGCTGCAGGGAGCTCGGAAGAGGGCAGCGCAGGAGGTGGAGGGGCTCCTCCGGTACCTGGAGGAGAACGCCACACATCCGTCCCGCCAGGTCATTGAAGAGCTGAGCGTTGAGGCGCGCCGCCTGGTGGACGAACTCATAGTGGCGCCTCAACGTTCTGGCGGTGTAGCCGAAATCAACGACGAGCTGGTGGACGCTCTGCAGGTGCTCGTGCTGAGGCTCACCCAGGTGAAGACTGAGGGGAGGGTGCCGCTCCGCAAAGCACGTTACCGGGCGCTGACGCGGCTGTGTGCGGTGCAGGACGTGATCGAGGGACGCACGCAGGAGCAGACCCTCTCCCTGCCGCTGTCCGGGGAAACCCACGAGGCCGTGAACCGCATCAACCAGGTGATGGTGAAGGTGAGCGTGGCCCGCGGTCAGCTGGTGGCGCTGCTGATGGGCCTGAGCGGGAGGGACAGCTGCGCTCACCTGTCACGCATCCTGACGGAGATGCAGGTGGAGCTGGACGCTCTGGATGTCTCCGGAAATGGAGCGATCAGGAATTACAGGAAGCAGGTTGTGGAGGAGATAAACGGGCTGTTGAAGCACCTGGACCTGGAGGGAGAAGGAGACGACACACGCAG ATATGACTTGGGGCAGAACAACTCCATCCGTGAGATCGAGTCTGTGCGAGCTCACGTCTCCCACCTGCGAGAGGGCATCCTGCGACACTGCGCCATGGGCGACCTCAGCTTCAGACCCAAAGCCGAGCTGCAGAGCCTCCTCACACACCTGGACCAGGTGGACACGGCCAAGAACCCGTGCATCCGAGAGGCCCGCCGCCGCGCTGTGGTGGAGGTCCAAGCCGCCATCACCTTCCTGGACCTCCGCGAGGCCCTGGCCCGCCGCCAGCCGGGCCCCAGCGAGCACCCGGCCCACCGGGCCGTGTGGCAGGTCCTGGGGAGCCTCTCGGACCTGCAGGCTCAGGTGCTCGGCTTCGACGGCAAGCGCATCGACAAGAGCTACATGATCCTGGAGGAGCTGCTGACCAAACAGCTGCTAAAGCTGGATGCCGTGGACCCGCAGGGGGACGAGAGCACCAAGGTGGCGCGCAAGCAGGCGGTGAAGTTCGCCCAGAACATTCTCAACTACCTGGACATGAAGACGGACGAGTGGGAGTATTGA
- the bag5 gene encoding BAG family molecular chaperone regulator 5 isoform X2, which produces MAVRWLCSLFGKPFDGGKRMDHGGPQQQQQQHPMEQQQQPYNAQHPAMMRLYEVQREVASLGPQVCTFSGLQNDRDYKRLERELTRLLLEVDQVDTEGKPELQGARKRAAQEVEGLLRYLEENATHPSRQVIEELSVEARRLVDELIVAPQRSGGVAEINDELVDALQVLVLRLTQVKTEGRVPLRKARYRALTRLCAVQDVIEGRTQEQTLSLPLSGETHEAVNRINQVMVKVSVARGQLVALLMGLSGRDSCAHLSRILTEMQVELDALDVSGNGAIRNYRKQVVEEINGLLKHLDLEGEGDDTRRYDLGQNNSIREIESVRAHVSHLREGILRHCAMGDLSFRPKAELQSLLTHLDQVDTAKNPCIREARRRAVVEVQAAITFLDLREALARRQPGPSEHPAHRAVWQVLGSLSDLQAQVLGFDGKRIDKSYMILEELLTKQLLKLDAVDPQGDESTKVARKQAVKFAQNILNYLDMKTDEWEY; this is translated from the exons ATGGCTGTACGCTGGTTATGCAG CCTGTTTGGGAAGCCCTTTGATGGCGGGAAAAGGATGGACCATGGTGgcccgcagcagcagcagcagcaacatcccatggagcagcagcagcagccgtatAATGCACAGCACCCCGCCATGATGCGCCTCTACGAGGTGCAGAGGGAGGTGGCGTCTCTGGGGCCTCAGGTGTGCACCTTCAGCGGCCTGCAGAACGACCGCGACTACAAGCGCCTGGAGCGGGAGCTGACGCggctgctgctggaggtggaCCAGGTGGACACGGAGGGCAAACCGGAGCTGCAGGGAGCTCGGAAGAGGGCAGCGCAGGAGGTGGAGGGGCTCCTCCGGTACCTGGAGGAGAACGCCACACATCCGTCCCGCCAGGTCATTGAAGAGCTGAGCGTTGAGGCGCGCCGCCTGGTGGACGAACTCATAGTGGCGCCTCAACGTTCTGGCGGTGTAGCCGAAATCAACGACGAGCTGGTGGACGCTCTGCAGGTGCTCGTGCTGAGGCTCACCCAGGTGAAGACTGAGGGGAGGGTGCCGCTCCGCAAAGCACGTTACCGGGCGCTGACGCGGCTGTGTGCGGTGCAGGACGTGATCGAGGGACGCACGCAGGAGCAGACCCTCTCCCTGCCGCTGTCCGGGGAAACCCACGAGGCCGTGAACCGCATCAACCAGGTGATGGTGAAGGTGAGCGTGGCCCGCGGTCAGCTGGTGGCGCTGCTGATGGGCCTGAGCGGGAGGGACAGCTGCGCTCACCTGTCACGCATCCTGACGGAGATGCAGGTGGAGCTGGACGCTCTGGATGTCTCCGGAAATGGAGCGATCAGGAATTACAGGAAGCAGGTTGTGGAGGAGATAAACGGGCTGTTGAAGCACCTGGACCTGGAGGGAGAAGGAGACGACACACGCAG ATATGACTTGGGGCAGAACAACTCCATCCGTGAGATCGAGTCTGTGCGAGCTCACGTCTCCCACCTGCGAGAGGGCATCCTGCGACACTGCGCCATGGGCGACCTCAGCTTCAGACCCAAAGCCGAGCTGCAGAGCCTCCTCACACACCTGGACCAGGTGGACACGGCCAAGAACCCGTGCATCCGAGAGGCCCGCCGCCGCGCTGTGGTGGAGGTCCAAGCCGCCATCACCTTCCTGGACCTCCGCGAGGCCCTGGCCCGCCGCCAGCCGGGCCCCAGCGAGCACCCGGCCCACCGGGCCGTGTGGCAGGTCCTGGGGAGCCTCTCGGACCTGCAGGCTCAGGTGCTCGGCTTCGACGGCAAGCGCATCGACAAGAGCTACATGATCCTGGAGGAGCTGCTGACCAAACAGCTGCTAAAGCTGGATGCCGTGGACCCGCAGGGGGACGAGAGCACCAAGGTGGCGCGCAAGCAGGCGGTGAAGTTCGCCCAGAACATTCTCAACTACCTGGACATGAAGACGGACGAGTGGGAGTATTGA
- the bag5 gene encoding BAG family molecular chaperone regulator 5 isoform X3 has translation MFLFGKPFDGGKRMDHGGPQQQQQQHPMEQQQQPYNAQHPAMMRLYEVQREVASLGPQVCTFSGLQNDRDYKRLERELTRLLLEVDQVDTEGKPELQGARKRAAQEVEGLLRYLEENATHPSRQVIEELSVEARRLVDELIVAPQRSGGVAEINDELVDALQVLVLRLTQVKTEGRVPLRKARYRALTRLCAVQDVIEGRTQEQTLSLPLSGETHEAVNRINQVMVKVSVARGQLVALLMGLSGRDSCAHLSRILTEMQVELDALDVSGNGAIRNYRKQVVEEINGLLKHLDLEGEGDDTRRYDLGQNNSIREIESVRAHVSHLREGILRHCAMGDLSFRPKAELQSLLTHLDQVDTAKNPCIREARRRAVVEVQAAITFLDLREALARRQPGPSEHPAHRAVWQVLGSLSDLQAQVLGFDGKRIDKSYMILEELLTKQLLKLDAVDPQGDESTKVARKQAVKFAQNILNYLDMKTDEWEY, from the exons ATGTT CCTGTTTGGGAAGCCCTTTGATGGCGGGAAAAGGATGGACCATGGTGgcccgcagcagcagcagcagcaacatcccatggagcagcagcagcagccgtatAATGCACAGCACCCCGCCATGATGCGCCTCTACGAGGTGCAGAGGGAGGTGGCGTCTCTGGGGCCTCAGGTGTGCACCTTCAGCGGCCTGCAGAACGACCGCGACTACAAGCGCCTGGAGCGGGAGCTGACGCggctgctgctggaggtggaCCAGGTGGACACGGAGGGCAAACCGGAGCTGCAGGGAGCTCGGAAGAGGGCAGCGCAGGAGGTGGAGGGGCTCCTCCGGTACCTGGAGGAGAACGCCACACATCCGTCCCGCCAGGTCATTGAAGAGCTGAGCGTTGAGGCGCGCCGCCTGGTGGACGAACTCATAGTGGCGCCTCAACGTTCTGGCGGTGTAGCCGAAATCAACGACGAGCTGGTGGACGCTCTGCAGGTGCTCGTGCTGAGGCTCACCCAGGTGAAGACTGAGGGGAGGGTGCCGCTCCGCAAAGCACGTTACCGGGCGCTGACGCGGCTGTGTGCGGTGCAGGACGTGATCGAGGGACGCACGCAGGAGCAGACCCTCTCCCTGCCGCTGTCCGGGGAAACCCACGAGGCCGTGAACCGCATCAACCAGGTGATGGTGAAGGTGAGCGTGGCCCGCGGTCAGCTGGTGGCGCTGCTGATGGGCCTGAGCGGGAGGGACAGCTGCGCTCACCTGTCACGCATCCTGACGGAGATGCAGGTGGAGCTGGACGCTCTGGATGTCTCCGGAAATGGAGCGATCAGGAATTACAGGAAGCAGGTTGTGGAGGAGATAAACGGGCTGTTGAAGCACCTGGACCTGGAGGGAGAAGGAGACGACACACGCAG ATATGACTTGGGGCAGAACAACTCCATCCGTGAGATCGAGTCTGTGCGAGCTCACGTCTCCCACCTGCGAGAGGGCATCCTGCGACACTGCGCCATGGGCGACCTCAGCTTCAGACCCAAAGCCGAGCTGCAGAGCCTCCTCACACACCTGGACCAGGTGGACACGGCCAAGAACCCGTGCATCCGAGAGGCCCGCCGCCGCGCTGTGGTGGAGGTCCAAGCCGCCATCACCTTCCTGGACCTCCGCGAGGCCCTGGCCCGCCGCCAGCCGGGCCCCAGCGAGCACCCGGCCCACCGGGCCGTGTGGCAGGTCCTGGGGAGCCTCTCGGACCTGCAGGCTCAGGTGCTCGGCTTCGACGGCAAGCGCATCGACAAGAGCTACATGATCCTGGAGGAGCTGCTGACCAAACAGCTGCTAAAGCTGGATGCCGTGGACCCGCAGGGGGACGAGAGCACCAAGGTGGCGCGCAAGCAGGCGGTGAAGTTCGCCCAGAACATTCTCAACTACCTGGACATGAAGACGGACGAGTGGGAGTATTGA
- the LOC131444770 gene encoding cytochrome c oxidase assembly factor 8: protein MDVRMSSVVMKSLTTWRNLRANVSSAVKCRLCSSSSSSSCGLNKQQDTTNNKWSNSRPAADSTYDWIGPPNPLSNLRPIVYHVPENESPLQRRLRTLRQETEDWNHQFWTKQNIAFNKEKHAFITSQLKEKGLGVRDENGRRRSLDSEEMAKFYKNFLDENTTRHANYNREWYRRNFTITFLMARVTLRNMWTNVRHKKTSSPSSPSSSSSSSSSS, encoded by the exons ATGGATGTGAGGATGAGTTCAGTGGTGATGAAGAGTTTGACAACATGGCGGAATCTGAGAGCAAACGTGTCTTCAGCTGTAAAATGTcgcctctgcagcagcagcagcagcagcagctgtggacTCAACAAACAACAGGACACCACTAACAACAAG TGGTCAAACTCCAGACCTGCAGCCGACTCCACATACGACTGGATCGGTCCCCCGAACCCTCTGTCCAACCTGAGACCCATCGTCTACCACGTCCCCGAGAACGAGTCCCCGCTGCAGAGACGTCTGAGGACGCTGAGGCAGGAGACGGAGGACTGGAACCACCAGTTCTGGACCAAACAGAACATCGCCTTCAACAAG GAAAAACACGCTTTCATCACCTCACAGCTGAAGGAGAAAGGCTTGGGTGTGCGTGACGAGAACG GACGCCGTCGCTCCCTCGACTCGGAGGAAATGGCAAAGTTTTACAAGAACTTTCTGGACGAAAACACAACGCGACATGCCAATTACAACAG GGAATGGTACAGAAGAAACTTCACCATCACTTTCCTCATGGCTCGAGTCACTTTACGTAACATGTGGACAAACGTCAGACACAAGAAAACCagctctccttcttctccttcttcttcttcttcttcttcttcttcctcataa